Genomic segment of Umezawaea sp. Da 62-37:
GGCAGCGTGATCCAGCTCGCCAGCATCAGCACGACGCCGATCAGCATCATGAACGACAGCGGCATCCCGAGGCCGGGCATCGACTTCACCTTGCCGGGCTGCAACTGGTTGATCACCGGGAACTGGGCGATGCCCGCGCCGACCAGGAACGGCGTGGCGATCGCCGTGGTCACGACGCCGATCCGCAGCGACCGGCGGAAGAACTCGATCTCCTGGGTGCGCCGGATGAAGTGGTAGGCGCTGACGCCGACCACGAACACCCCGCCGACGGTCATCGCGGCCCCCACCACGTGCAGGAAGGCGGCGGTGACCGTCGGGTTCTCCACCAGCGCGGCGATGTCGGTCAGCCGCAGGACCCCGCCCTCCTCCCGGTAGCCGACCGGGTGCTGGAGGAAGCCGTTGGCGACCATGATCCAGAACGCCGACGCGTACGCGGTGATCGTGACGGCCCAGATCAGTGCCAGGTGCGCCCACCGGTTGAGCCGTCCCCAGCCGAAGATCCACAGGCCGAGGAACGTCGACTCCAGGAAGAACGCCACCAGCGTCTCGATCGCCAGCGGCGCGCCGAAGACGTCGCCCGCGTAGGTCGACAGGCCGGACCAGTTCAGCCCGAACTGGAACTCCATGACGATGCCGGTCGCGATGCCGAGCGCGTAGTTCACCACGTAGATCCGGCCCCAGAACCGGGCCATCCGCTGGAGGACCGGGGTCCCGGTCAGCGTGAACCGGGTCTGCATGACGGCCACCAGGGTGACGAGCCCGAGGGTCAGCAGCACGAAGAGGAAGTGGAACGAGGTGGTCGTGGCGAACTGCGCCCGCGCCAGGTCGAGGGGGTCCATAGGTGGCTACGCTATACGTAGGCTCGCTACCTAACATCGGGGACTTCCCGGAGGTGTCCCCCGAAGCTGACCCATAGACTCGCTACCCATGAAGTCCGACGCGCTGCGCGGCCATCTGGACGCCCTGCTGCTGGCCACCCTGGACGGGGGTCAGCTGCACGGCTACGCGATCATCGAGGCACTCCAGAACCGCAGCGGCGGCGCGCTCGACCTGCCGACCGGCACCGTCTACCCGGCGCTGCGCAGACTGGAGCGCGCCGGGCACGTGGCGAGCGAGTGGAGCACCGTGGGCGGGCGGCAGCGCCGCACCTACCGGCTCACCGCCGCGGGCAAGCGGGTGCTGTCGGACGAGCGGACCGCGTGGCGCGAGTTCACCGTGGCCATCGAAGGCGTACTCGGAGGTGGCCCGTGGCCGAAGCAGGCGTGATCGACGGGTACGTCGGCGAA
This window contains:
- a CDS encoding helix-turn-helix transcriptional regulator; its protein translation is MKSDALRGHLDALLLATLDGGQLHGYAIIEALQNRSGGALDLPTGTVYPALRRLERAGHVASEWSTVGGRQRRTYRLTAAGKRVLSDERTAWREFTVAIEGVLGGGPWPKQA
- a CDS encoding cytochrome ubiquinol oxidase subunit I, whose amino-acid sequence is MDPLDLARAQFATTTSFHFLFVLLTLGLVTLVAVMQTRFTLTGTPVLQRMARFWGRIYVVNYALGIATGIVMEFQFGLNWSGLSTYAGDVFGAPLAIETLVAFFLESTFLGLWIFGWGRLNRWAHLALIWAVTITAYASAFWIMVANGFLQHPVGYREEGGVLRLTDIAALVENPTVTAAFLHVVGAAMTVGGVFVVGVSAYHFIRRTQEIEFFRRSLRIGVVTTAIATPFLVGAGIAQFPVINQLQPGKVKSMPGLGMPLSFMMLIGVVLMLASWITLPLLARDAVVRMRFPLYLMVLGIPLPFIASIGGWVVREVGRQPWLVYGLMTTEDAMSAVSATSMLVSFLAFTGVFAVLGVADWVLITRIARRGPEVESMPQPVSALAMAL